The Numenius arquata chromosome 11, bNumArq3.hap1.1, whole genome shotgun sequence genomic interval gtagggttgtGCTGGCAATTAGATGGGTAAGACCTGGGCTTACGGGTCCTTATTTGACTTGGGAATTGCTGAGGAACgtggagctgggagggaggaggcgaAATGAAGGGTTCATCTAAGGTTCCCTCCAAAAGCCAGACCCTGTGTGGAAAACATCTCTGTGACACTTCATGGGgtaaaacccctttttttttttttgtaaaacccaACCACTATTTCACCTTCCACCTGTATATTATTCCTGGAAACCTGTGCAAGGGCTGATGGACATCCACCATCATTCATAAAGCTGCATGGTACCAACAAAAGATGCCAAAAACCAAGGTGGATCCAAAGCACGCGTTCAGTCACAGTGCTGCAAAGTGGCGCGGGTGAAATATGTGCTTTAAATCATTAATCTTCCCCTCAAAGCCCGAATCGGGCTGCTGAGTCTCCTCGGCGGGCAGGTGACATGACGGCCGGGCTCGAAAATTTGCGGGGCTGGGGAAGAAACGACCCTCGACAGGGAGCTGGGAGGTTTTGTGGTTTGCAAGAGCCGTTCGCCCGGGTGAAAGTACCGCCGGCGCCTTCGGGGGCTGGGCCGCCTCAGCTGAACCGTGTGGCGGTggcgcccggcccgccccggccccgcggggccgAGCTGCCATTTCGCGGCGCCGCCCCCTCCCTCAGGCGGCGGGGCGCGacatggcggcggggcgggcgctgtTGGcggcggtgctgctgctgctgctggagccggCGGCCGCCGTCTGGCCCCAGCCCCAGGTCCAGCGCTCCCCGCCGGGCGGCGGTCGCTGCCCGCTCTCTCCCCGCCGCTTCCAGTTCGCCTTCGCCGGCGGCTCCGCCGTGGGGCCGGGCTGCGCCGTGCTGGAGGCGGCCTTCCAGCGGTACCGGGCGCTCCTCTTCGCCGCCGCCCGCCCGACCGgtgaggcggggcgggggctgccGGCTGGGCGGGGGACGAGGCGGGAAGGGCGCTTGGCCCTTTCATGTGTGGCTTTATTTCTAAACaccgcacacacacatacacaaaaccaACCCCTCGTTTATTTTTGGGGTCAAACCACGGGTTTTGTGTGGTGGCCTGCTCTTTAACCCCCTTACTGCCTCAGTGCggccggggaggggaggtggtggcTGTGGTGCGGTGGCGTGGGGGCTTGGGTTGGGTCTGGTGGCCAGGGGCAGCGACGTGCTCGTCTCTGGAGGGTGATGCCTGTGGCACGCAcgttttaaaataaatctaatcCTGTTTGGCACAGCACAGCGAGCGCTAGTTGCCTTGCATTGCCTTCAAGGAGTTAGGCTTTTGCTGTCACGAGTTTGCtctttctgtctcattttttaTCTCCTCCAGATCgcgtctgggctccccagtgcttCCTTTTGCTTCCCTTTCACGCGACTGCAGGGAGAGCTGCCGCCAGCGCTGCAGTCGCTCCAGCTTCAGCCCTTTCTGCCAGCCTTGgctcttcccagcagctcttGGTGGCCAGCGTGAAGCTTTGCCTTTAGGAAAGGCTCTTGTCGCTTCATAGCACATAGCAATGTGCCACGGGGCTCTTTCTGCCCGAGGTGAGCTGTTAAGCGTCCAGAAGCTTTCCTGGCAGGGAGGTTCTTGGATTCATCCTGAAATTGCAGGATAAGATGAGGAAAGGCAAAAGCTTTGAGAGCCCGGGCTTGATTTGGGACAGGTCGTAAAGTTTTTTTCCGCCCGGTCTTCTTCATGATAACACCGGTGTCATGTCTGGGGTGAAACAGAGGAAATTCCCTGGCTGCATTTGCTCTTGGAATGCTCGGTGCCCGCGCGGGTCTGCGGCAGCCTGGAGTGCTGTAGCCAGGGAATATGAAACATTTCATTCATCAAAGAGAGCTAGTAACTCTGCTTCCGAGTGTTTTAAATGTCAGTGTGAACTCTGTTGCTGCTGATCAAAGCTGAGAAGGGTGACAGCTATGGAAGCCACTCTGCTTTGTCTCAAGCACGTCGTGCTTTGACGAAGGCAAGTTTGAAACACTGAGAAGAACTGTTtggcttattttatttcttgaaatctTGTAAGTAGCAATAGAAATAAGGTCTCATTTGGGAGCTGAGAAgactcctcttttttctttttttgctactAGGAACCAAACTTAAACAGCTGATATAATTATTCACATTTTCCTGTTCCTCTCAGAGGAGAAATGTGACCGTGAAATCACTTGGAGCAATTTCTTGTGATCACGAGATCAAGCTCTGTGTGCATACTCACTGCTTTCCATACACGCTGCTTCATGATACTCAAAGTACGCTCTTAATTTTagggcttttttctctctttgccttcctctttttttttttttccacatggatgGTTAGTAATAACAGGCAATGGAAGCCCTATatggaagaaaacagtttctATTAATAGAGAAAATAAGAAcctgttttctgtctgtttcAGCAAGCTGCTGTGTCAATTTAAGAAGCAAGAGAGATTATGTCCAAACCCTGCATTCATGCTGGACTTCTAGCATGAAAAGGGAGACCAGTTTAAGGCAGGAGGGACATCTGGGGGGTCTTTGGTCAAGCCCTGGCCCTAAACAGAGCCAAGCTGGGAGTGGGAGACAGCTTTGCCGTTGGGCCAagcttctctgtccagctgaATTTGCAGTGTTCCCACGTGGAGAACTGAGCCCTTGCtgcagtgtctgaccaccctcagggtgaagaatatttatttctttccttgtctCTAATTAGGATTTCCCTTGCTGCTCTTCCTTTGCTTCTTGTCATTAAGTTGGGCAGCTCCAGAACGAGTCTGGGAGAGACCCAGGATGGAGCTCAAGCCAGGACCTGCCATCCTTGATATCTTATTGCTGCTATCCTGCCGCAATCATTGTGTCAACATCGTTATCTTCCAGTCCATGACCCTAATTAACTTGACATATGCTCTTTGGAACCATGACCTTCAGCCTTCGTGGCTGATGGGTCACTGATCCCTGCTGTGCCCGTCTGCATCGCCTTCTAGGTGTGATAGCCTGCCTGCTCCTTGGCCAAGGAGGCCACGTTTGGGTTTGGTGATGTCTCGCAGGGTGGGTCTAAACATGGTGCGTGGTGGTGGGACCAACTGTCTTGAGGCTTCTCAACAGAAGGAGTGTTTCCCGTGTTCCCAGGCCTGAGGGTGGCCGTTCCTGGTGAGCTGCTGGCTTGCTAAGCGGAGGAAGCAGGTCTTGCCGTGCTGGCATGCCAGCTCGCACATCTGCGAGGTTGCCTTGGCTACCAGCTCGTCTGTAACCGAGAGGAAGGCTCGAAACTGAGGACTGTCTTTGAgccatttcccttctctctgtgAAGGTTTTGCCTTTCCTTCATGGAGAAATTTTGGGGTTCTGGCTCCTGTGAGCTGTGAAGCACGAACTCTCTGCATGTCACCCGAACACTGGTGGTACTGTGGTCTCTCTGAAGTCATCTTGGTGCCTGGCTTCTGACCCAGCTCACGCAAAcccaagctttttatttttcggGGACCATATCGAGCATTGGCTGCTCCTGGGAATGCGGGGGGGATGTAGGCGTGGACCTTGGCTGTGATTAGCAGGATCCCACCCCACTAACCCACCTTCCTCCTGGCCAGAGCCTGCTGTGAGTAGACCCGTGCACCTCAGCCAAGGCTGAACACCTCCCTTTGGAGCTGGGGGTGCGACTCCAGCGAGGGTTTGGAGCTgtgcatccctggaggtgctcctTCAGGTGGGGAGGTATCTGCTTGGGGTCTGAATGTGGCTGGGtttatttttccagcttctgtGCCTGGGACCTGCTCTGCAGAAGGTGAAGTCGGTCGGGATCCTTTCTGTGCTGGGCAAGACCTTTTGGTAGCCTCTAACTCAGCCCAATTCTGCATTATGCTTGGAATCGTTCTCCACCCTTTTTCACAGGGTTTCTTTGCCCTTTCTCAGAAGCGTGGGTATGGTAGCAGAGCTCTTGGGTTCATTCTTTTTCCCCAGTGCTGGGAGAGTTTAGAAACATGAAGCTCTTCACCTCCCTTGGAGAAGATTTGAGTAGTCATGGCTGTTGCTTAGAGCAGGGGCTGGTGTCCAGGAAGCCTTGCGGGCTGCTGCTAGACCATCCTCTGATGTCTCTTCTTCCTGTGCTCCTTTAAGCTTCCACTGCAAGTGTGGAAGCCTTCCCCGATGCCTTCCTCACCATCAAACCTTCTCAGTGCTTGAGGCTGGCATCAGCTCCTGTGCTCCTGGGTTGCCTGTGTTGAAGGAAGCCCCTGCTGAACACCCCTGTGCCAGCTCTAGAGTGAAGGAGGGTGTGCCTGTTTCTGCTACGTGTTTTAAAAGTCCATGTGCTCCTGCGCCTCTATGACTAGCTGGTCTGGGAGGACGGGCGTGGACTGGGAGCAGGGAAAAGAGCCAGGATGGGGTTGATGTCCGTGGTCTGTGTCCTTTGCAGAGAATGAGCCACCCTGGGGGACACCCTGCACTCAGCTTCTCATCTTTGTTGCTACGCCGGGCTGTGATGGGTTTCCCAGCCTAGACTCCAAGGAAAACTGTGAGTATTGGGGTTGGGAGCAGGAGGGAATGATTGGAGCGAGAGCACGGCTGTTTCTGTGCCCGTCAGTTGGAAATAGCACCTTGCAGCGCTTACTCCCAATTTTGGGGAGGCAGCATCCTCACGGTGTTGTTGAGAaacccagggcagggagagaacAACTTACCTGAAGATGCTGATAAAGCAGCAGgagattttaatataaaaaagccaaacccaaaagTCGGTTTTCTGGGATCCCAGGCTGTGGTCCTATATCAAAACTTCTGCCTGGTGCCGCTGCCACTCCAAAGCTGGGGCTGTCGTGGTCCGTAGCAGCGTGTGATGGAGTGTGGGCCCTAATGCCAGCACTGACCCCTCTGATGCTGTGTTTCAGATAAGCTATCTGTCTCGGAAGGCTCCTTGCTGCTCTCTGCAGATGCCGTCTGGGGAGCTCTCAGAGGTGAGGAGTGCTTTCTGCGGGGCATTCCCGCTCTCCCCGTCTCAGGCCTACGGGGAGGTCTCTCTGTGCCTTTCTCTTTCCATAGACTTATTTGTTAATTGAGCCCTGTTCCTTTGGGGAAATCTGTGCTGAGAAAGTGACTGCGTGTGGTTTTCCTGCAGGCCTGGAGACGTTCAGCCAGCTCATTGGGAGAGACGAGAATGGCACGGTGAGTCCTGGCCTCATCTCCTGGGGGCAGTGAGCTCTCTGTAATGCTCCTGcctccatggggacaggctgaggatTGCTGGGATGCTGGGGATGAGGGGGGTACCAGCAGCACAACCTTCTCAAGGGCCAAGTAGGGATTCATGCATCCAGCCAGATCCCTGCCTCTGCATGGGTAAAGCATTACAGCTCTTTCTGGCCCACTTGCACACTGGGCAATGAGGCTActcctccttgtcctgctggccctGGGGACAAAGGTGACCCTGATTGTCTCCTGTGTTGCCTGGAACCCTGCTCACTTCTTCCCTGTGTTCTCTGTGTGCAGTACTACATCAACAAGACAGAAATCGTGGACTTTCCCCGCTTCCCTCACCGGGGACTCTTGCTGGACACCTCTCGTCACTACCTGCCTCTGAGAGCCATCCTGGAAACCCTGGTAGGGTGCCTGTTCCGGGAGACAGGGTGGTTTAGTTGGGTGTCCCTTCCTTTGTGACAACCAAGGGCTCCTTGAGTGGCCTGGAGGACTTTTTGGGTTTTGCGTCTTGCTCCTTTCCAAAGATCGTAGGAGCTGTGTAACGCATAGGCCACCGCATGTGCATCTCATCGAGGAAGAGCTTGTCAAACACAAGCTTTTTGAACAAAACCAGTTTGCTTGTCCCTGGATGAAGCAGCAGGCTGGGATGGGCTGGCACCATGACCTCAATTCTTAATACACAGATGTGCATCACGGAAAAATGCTTCCATGCTGTACATCCTTCCTGGTGCCCATGGCTGTGTTTGCTCCTGGTGTATCTTGGAGCTGCCTTGTTTGGGTGATTTCTCAGCTCCCTCTGTAAAAAGGATAAGGAAGCGAACCCTTAGGTATCTTGGATCTCTGCAATCCAGATTACTCTCCGAGGCTGGGTTGTGTCTGAGGCAAGGGAAAATACCGACTTCTTCCCAGCCATGTTAGACAAACGTGGGTGGTGGTTCTGTGTTCATCTCAAGCAGAATTAAACTTCCAGGCCTCCATTGGCTCAGCTACAGGGAGAACAGGGATTTTATTGTGAGCAAAAGTACTGCTGGCCCTCTGCAGCTCTTTGTGGTGCTGTTGTGTTCGAAGAGAGGTGCCTGAACCCCTCTTGGATCCTGATGAGCCTTTGGGGACTCTGCCTTGTCCTTCTGGAGCACAGGGACCTTGTCCCCTTTCTGTGGCAAGCTGGGTGACCTTTCAGAAGGGAGAGGGTATGTTCATCTCTGTTCCTGTTCCTTCCAGGATGTCATGGCTTACAACAAGTTCAATGTGTTTCACTGGCACGTTGTGGACGACCCATCTTTTCCCTATGAGAGCTTCGCCTTCCCAGAGCTCAGCAAGCAGGTGACCCACCCTCATCACCACGTAGCACCAAGCCCAGGGCAAGTAGATCCCTCCCTGGGCTCCTGAGCAAGGTGCTGAAGTTTCCCATGTTCTTCAGGGAGCCTTCAACGCCATGACCCATGTGTACACAGCCAGCGACGTGCAGACAGTGATTGAGTATGCCCGGCTGCGTGGCATCAGGGTCATCGCAGAGTTTGACACTCCTGGGCACACACTCTCCTGGGGGCCAGGTGAGGAGCAGaccctgctgctgccgctgctggggaGTCGTGGTTGCatcagggggaggaaggggatcTGCAACCTGCACCCCAAAAGCCAGGTGTGGGCAGCCATGTCCCACAGTCTGGCTTTGAGGAGGAGCAAACCATCATCTGGGAGAAGTAGGACCCAATGGTCCAAGTTCTGGAACAAAATCCAAAGGGAAAACTTTTCCATCTCTTCTCgggtgatttttttgggggggaacatTTGCTCTACCAAAACCAACATTCCGGGTATTGCAAGGATCTTGGGGGTACGTCTGACCAAGCTTACTCGCTCTGCTCAGCTGTGCCCCAGCCTCTGCTCCAAGGACTGCAAGTGCCTCCCCTTCCATGTCTGGAAGTGCAAGAAGCTCCAGGAAAACATTGCcttgtctttctctctccttccactgCCTCCGGATGCCGTGGTCCGCACTGGAGTATATCCTGTGCCTGCCCCCCTTCCCCATCTGGAGCGGGTGTGCGGAGCtgggagagggtgctggggacTGCACTGGCATtacccttccccagcagctccgtGTGTAGCTTCCTATAGGAATCTCCCCAAAAAAGCAGTGGGGCCCACAATGAGAAATAGAGGAAACTGGGAAGTGTGGAAACTGTGGCATCCTGCAAGGATTTGGTGTGTCTGTGTCCCATGCCAGTGGCTGTTCcagggcagggggaaagggaTGTCCCGTCTGAAAGGCTTGAGCCCTACTGATGGGAGTGTGAGTTTGGGGCAGCAGTGGATGTACGTGGGGGGGGCACAAGATGAGCGCAGAACACAGAGGCCTCCCCGTCAAGTGAGGCTTCCTGAGCCAGAGatcatttttctgctgctgtgtttatGCCTGGTGCGCCATGTCCAGGACTTCTGCCCCCTGGCAGGCCCTGGGCTGTGCTGAGAAGGGTCTTGGAGGGGTTATACGGGGTGATATGGCCATGCTTAGCCCCTTTCTCACTCTCCTGTGTTTGTTATGACCCAGGTGCTCCAGGCCTGCTGACTCCCTGCTATTTGGGCAAGGAACCTTCTGGGACCTATGGGCCCATCAACCCCATCCTTAACAGTACCTACAAGTTTGTGACCAGTTTGTTTCAAGAGGTCAGCACTGTGTTCCCAGACTTTTTTCTTCACCTCGGTGGCGATGAGGTGGACTTCACATGCTGGTGAGCCTCACATCGGTCTGGATGGGGACTGGGGGGATGTATCTGGGACTGGAGACCCAGACCATTGCTTTTTGCTCATGATCATCTGCAGATCTTTGGTATCCTGCTCCCCCAGGCTCTGCGTGTTGGTGCCTGGGGTTTCTGTGCTCACGGTGATGCTGGTTGTGGGAAGCCACAGCTCTTGGAATGCCGGGGCCGGTCTTGGACCGATGTAGGAAGGACTTGGCCGTGTCTTGGCCTTACTCCAGAGATGGGGTTGCAGtgcttttattctcttctctttGGTACCCAGGAAATCCAATCCAAAAATCCGTGCCTTCATGAAGGAGATGGGCTTTGGTGAAGATTACAAAAAACTAGAGTCGTTCTACATCCAGAGGTAAGGATGGTTGCATCCTGGGCCTGCAGCTGCGGTATGTGACCAGCACAAATGTCTTTTGCTGTCACAGGGACACCAGATCTTTTCAGGAGCACGCCCATTCGGGCACGTCTCCCTGACGCCCAAGGGAGTAGCCTTGCAGTGTTTTATTGGGAGATTGACCAGAAAAAAGCCTGGGGCTGAGGAGAAAGAAGCCCTGTAAGGGGTCgtgctttctctcttctccttgagAAGTACCTTCATGTCCCGCTGTGGGTGTTGGGAATATCGGTGCTGCTGCTTTGGCCATATGCTACCAGCAAAGAGAGGGCAGTGTGGTTGAGATGACCCAAAACTCAGTGCTCTTTTCACTCCAGGCTTCTGGACATCGTCTCTTCCCTTGGCAAAGGTTATATTGTGTGGCAGGAGGTGTTTGACAACGGAGTGAAGGTGAGAGCTGCCTGCGCCCGGGTGAagagtgccagcacccccagccagTCGCACTGGTGTGCATTGGTGCCATGCTGGGCTGACGGGGGGTCCTCTGTTGCAGGACTGGGGTTGGTCTTGAGATGGTGCTGCCAGTGAGCTGCCCTCAGGGTGGCTTTGTCACACTGCTGTCAATGGGCTCTTCCCTCCAGGTTCTTGTATATGCCCCTGCAAGAGGCAGGTTTTAACCCTGCCCAGGACACTCTGCAAATGGGCTTATCCCTCCCTGTGTTGCTTCTGCAAACCAGATAGGAAATGGCTCAAAAAGTCAAGCCAACACCTGCCTCGGTTTCCCTTTGGGGGTGTTTGGAGCTGTGGATGGGTCAGGGCACTCTGCTTGCAAGGGGAGGTGAGGCTCTTGTTGCCGCACTGATTCCATGCACGAGGTTCATGTGTGCTCCTCAGGTGAGGCCAGACACCATCATCCACGTGTGGAAGGAGAACTCCACGCCATACCTGGAGGAGATGGCGAATGTCACCAAGACTGGCTACCGGGCTCTGCTCTCTGCCCCCTGGTATCTCAACCGCATCTCCTACGGGCAGGACTGGATGGCAGCCTACCAAGTGGAGCCCTTGGAGTTCGAAGGTGTGTTCCTTGTGTCCCCTTCCCCTATGGCAGCTGATTTGTCACTCGGAGGTGGCTCCAGGGCGGGCTGGCTGTCTTGCTAATCCATTTTGGCAGCTGGTGTGAAGGTGCTTCAGTGACCGTGTCCTCAGTTCTTGTGCTGTGTCCCATTCCCTTGCTGCCAGCAGAGAACAGCTCTCCTGGGGGTTTGAGGTGTGGGCTTCCAGTATGGCAAGTTATTGCCTCCGTAGCTGAGCTGTTCTCTGCTGTTACAGGCGCCTCTGTGGGCAGGGCAATAAGTCACCCCGTTATCTCACAACACCCTGTCCCCTGAATGCTGTGTCCTCTGGCAGGCAGCCCTGAGCAGAAGGAGCGGGTGATCGGCGGAGAAGCCTGCATGTGGGGGGAATACGTCGATGTCACTAACCTGACCCCCAGGCTCTGGTAAGAGAAGCTATGGGGAGGTTGGCTTTAGCCGCGTGGGGCAGGGCTCGGGCCCCTTTCCCTTGTCACTGAGCCACTTGTGCCACACGCtacgtgtccctgtcccctggcagCGCCTCTGTGGTGGTAACAGGCTCACCGAggcttaaatcacagaatcacagaatgatacggggttggaagggacctctggagatcatccagtccaacccccctgccagagcagggtcacccagagtacgttgcacaggaatgtgtccaggcggggtttgaatgtctccagagaaggagactccaccacctctctgggcagcctcttccagtgctctgccgccgccatcctcacaggaaagaagttcctcctcatgtttagatggaacttcttatgttcaagtttgtgccagtttcctcttgtcctgtcactgggcaccactgagaaaagactggccccatcctcttgacaggcattgatcagatctcccccaGTCTTCtccaaaagccccaagtccctcagcctttcctcatcagagagatgctccagtcccctcatcatctttgtagtcgtctgttgtaccctctccagcagttccctgtccttcttgaactggagtgTGTTTGTAAGGTTGTAATATGCTCCTGTACAACCTGCTGCTGCAACCAGCATGTgtttaattatagaatcataggatggtttgggttggaagggatcttaaagcccatccagtcctaccccctgccctgggcagggacacctcccaccacaccaggttgcttaaagccccatccaacctggccttgaacccctccagggatggggcatccacagcttctctgggcaacctgttccagtgtctcaccaccctcactggaaagagtttctccctaatatctaacctaagtCTCACTTCTGTCAGCTTAAAAcagttccccctcgtcctatggctccactccctcatgaagagtccctccccatctctcctataggcccctttTAGGGACTTAACGGTCTCTGATGTTGCTGGTCTCTGTCCtgtcaccctgctctgctcctgatCCACACGTGTCTAGGAGCAGATGTTTCGATACATGACGAATGTTGGTCAGGAAGCTGTTTGGGAGCTCGGGGAGCTTTCCAGCTCCCCCCTGACCCGGCTGCCTGTGCCCTTCCCTCCTCAAGGCCGAGAGCTGGGGCCGTGGCCGAGAGACTGTGGAGCAACGCGACCGTCAGGAACCTGCAAGATGCCTACCTGCGGCTGGCCGAGTTCCGCTGCCAGCTTCTCAGGTAAGCGTCCCTCCTGGCAGCCCGACAGCGCAGATGCCACCCCCTCTGGGGTGTCCAGTCCTGGGGAGGGGCAGCCAGGGTGAAGTGGGCTTTTTTTGCTGCAAAATAACTCTTGTTCTTACGGAAAGTCCTGAGCTTTTCTCCTGC includes:
- the HEXA gene encoding beta-hexosaminidase subunit alpha, whose translation is MAAGRALLAAVLLLLLEPAAAVWPQPQVQRSPPGGGRCPLSPRRFQFAFAGGSAVGPGCAVLEAAFQRYRALLFAAARPTENEPPWGTPCTQLLIFVATPGCDGFPSLDSKENYKLSVSEGSLLLSADAVWGALRGLETFSQLIGRDENGTYYINKTEIVDFPRFPHRGLLLDTSRHYLPLRAILETLDVMAYNKFNVFHWHVVDDPSFPYESFAFPELSKQGAFNAMTHVYTASDVQTVIEYARLRGIRVIAEFDTPGHTLSWGPGAPGLLTPCYLGKEPSGTYGPINPILNSTYKFVTSLFQEVSTVFPDFFLHLGGDEVDFTCWKSNPKIRAFMKEMGFGEDYKKLESFYIQRLLDIVSSLGKGYIVWQEVFDNGVKVRPDTIIHVWKENSTPYLEEMANVTKTGYRALLSAPWYLNRISYGQDWMAAYQVEPLEFEGSPEQKERVIGGEACMWGEYVDVTNLTPRLWPRAGAVAERLWSNATVRNLQDAYLRLAEFRCQLLRRGVRAQPLYVGYCESEFDGF